A window from Rhizosphaericola mali encodes these proteins:
- a CDS encoding MauE/DoxX family redox-associated membrane protein, which produces MKQPTKLAYFFIKLPLALSMLGHGLVRLPKLQGFSQWMVTFMEKSYLPRFMVMGFSYVVPFVELLVGAFLLLGIFTVPILYVGLVLVALFAFGNTTIENWDSITSELLHGAYMTLLLLLYPNVKESIEK; this is translated from the coding sequence ATGAAACAACCAACTAAATTAGCGTATTTTTTCATTAAGTTACCATTAGCATTATCGATGCTTGGTCATGGATTGGTGCGTCTACCAAAACTTCAAGGCTTTAGTCAGTGGATGGTTACATTTATGGAAAAATCCTATTTGCCGAGATTTATGGTAATGGGATTTAGTTATGTAGTTCCATTTGTAGAACTTCTTGTTGGAGCTTTTCTTTTATTGGGGATTTTTACAGTTCCAATATTATATGTTGGTCTTGTGTTGGTCGCTTTATTTGCTTTCGGAAATACAACTATAGAAAATTGGGATTCAATAACTTCCGAATTGTTACATGGCGCTTACATGACGCTGTTGCTCCTACTTTATCCCAATGTAAAAGAATCTATTGAAAAATAA
- a CDS encoding GNAT family N-acetyltransferase, which yields METITYLPKYKNDFIRLNRFWIQKYFKLESEDILAFEHIEDILENEGQIFFALKEAVVIGTIALKNKGNSVGELCKFAVDESAQGLGVGHILMEKLITYARSKHYISLFLEGNTKLSSSIHLYEKFGFIALPDFKSAYERVDIVMELHL from the coding sequence ATGGAAACTATTACTTATTTGCCAAAATATAAAAACGATTTTATCCGATTAAATAGATTCTGGATTCAGAAATATTTTAAGTTAGAATCCGAAGATATTTTGGCATTTGAGCATATAGAAGATATTTTGGAAAATGAAGGTCAGATCTTTTTTGCTCTAAAAGAAGCGGTTGTTATCGGGACAATTGCATTGAAAAATAAAGGGAATAGTGTGGGTGAACTTTGCAAATTCGCAGTGGACGAAAGTGCACAAGGTTTAGGTGTTGGGCACATTTTGATGGAAAAGTTGATTACCTATGCCCGATCGAAACATTATATTTCGTTATTTCTTGAAGGAAATACTAAATTAAGTTCTAGTATTCATTTATATGAAAAATTTGGATTTATTGCATTGCCGGATTTTAAAAGCGCTTATGAAAGAGTGGATATTGTAATGGAATTACATTTATAA
- a CDS encoding toxin-antitoxin system YwqK family antitoxin produces the protein MIFLCFANYGYAQHSTEANNLQNVQHFLSANRSNVAANQARFIVNEKKTDSGWLQARYYMKNQEIEMQGLYEDSALTIPNGTFYYFYPHKKLKAIEKYVHGKREGTWVSYFENEYLKDSSNYKDDHPVGTVYSWYSTGFPKDSVVYQPDGEAVSVSWFRNGKLSAAGRYTHWNVPTRTWVYYHDNGIVSAKEQYDQGMLVNKFYYNEKGEAIDTTNRDSEAKFDHGKWSEYLSKHLYFPSSYKFVNGNKAEDVVLFIIDTKGDIIEARVDIPFEDAFDRIALNGIRSCKSKWIPEIAHNRYVESEQRQMVIYNDINY, from the coding sequence ATGATCTTTTTATGCTTCGCAAATTATGGTTACGCTCAACACTCTACGGAAGCAAATAATCTTCAAAATGTCCAACATTTCTTATCCGCCAACAGATCTAATGTGGCTGCAAATCAAGCCCGATTTATAGTGAATGAAAAAAAGACAGATTCTGGCTGGCTACAAGCTCGTTACTATATGAAAAATCAAGAGATTGAAATGCAAGGACTATACGAAGACAGTGCATTGACAATCCCCAATGGAACATTTTATTATTTCTATCCGCATAAAAAATTAAAAGCGATAGAAAAATATGTTCATGGTAAAAGAGAGGGCACTTGGGTTTCTTATTTTGAGAACGAATATCTAAAAGATTCCTCTAATTACAAGGACGATCATCCTGTGGGAACTGTATATTCTTGGTATAGTACAGGTTTTCCAAAAGATTCCGTAGTCTATCAGCCTGATGGTGAGGCGGTAAGTGTAAGTTGGTTTCGTAATGGAAAATTAAGTGCAGCTGGGAGATATACGCATTGGAACGTGCCAACACGCACTTGGGTTTATTACCATGATAATGGCATAGTAAGTGCAAAAGAACAATATGATCAGGGCATGCTTGTAAACAAATTTTATTATAATGAGAAAGGTGAAGCCATAGATACGACTAATCGTGACTCAGAAGCAAAGTTCGATCACGGTAAATGGAGTGAATATCTATCAAAGCATCTTTATTTTCCCTCTAGTTATAAATTTGTAAATGGAAATAAAGCTGAGGATGTGGTATTATTTATTATTGATACAAAAGGAGACATCATAGAAGCAAGAGTGGATATCCCATTTGAAGATGCATTTGACAGAATTGCATTAAATGGAATAAGAAGTTGCAAGTCAAAATGGATTCCTGAGATTGCACATAATAGATATGTAGAATCAGAACAACGCCAGATGGTTATTTACAATGACATAAATTATTAA
- a CDS encoding TolC family protein: MDNLSSQSKNRLYFKTTLVVLLLLRQLNVFGQNHIFLPVDSLFKKAEENSITLNASRQKISISHYNTEIAKDKQLPSIESSALLGYISNGAVWTKSFDYMETINLPHIMNNYSVSAGVLVFGGKKLRNDVAKSKLEEQLASLDYKKDKEDIQFLLLSKYLDIFTLQNQRKVFQQNIDLAKQQYSNVEKLSKEGMVTRNDLIRSKLHITDLELQLTTVRNDILINSHDLSVVIGLPDSSIIDVDTTLYDKYYENNAYQNYVDSSNKTPEIQAALQKMKIAEKNIAIANAEKAPKVSLYAEDMLARPYLNTLDPIPQDIYWHYFTGGVKLTYNISNLYTTKKEVNKAKSNLKLAETEKDLLAQKTEMQIHKSYVKLFEAKDKFHTLQESYLLAQDNYRIVTQKYMNQLAIMTDVMDASTALLSSQLNMTNARINIIYEWYQLMKVSGNWEF; the protein is encoded by the coding sequence ATGGATAATCTATCATCGCAATCGAAAAATCGATTGTACTTCAAGACGACTTTAGTCGTTCTATTGCTATTGAGGCAACTAAATGTATTTGGACAAAACCACATTTTCTTACCAGTGGATTCCTTGTTTAAGAAGGCAGAAGAAAATAGTATTACGCTGAATGCTTCTCGACAAAAAATTTCCATTAGTCATTATAACACAGAGATTGCCAAAGACAAGCAATTACCTTCTATAGAAAGTAGTGCCTTATTGGGATATATAAGCAATGGGGCGGTTTGGACTAAAAGTTTTGACTATATGGAAACGATCAACTTGCCACACATTATGAATAATTATTCGGTGTCAGCGGGCGTTTTAGTATTTGGGGGTAAGAAATTAAGAAATGATGTAGCTAAATCAAAATTAGAAGAACAACTCGCTTCTTTGGACTATAAAAAAGATAAAGAAGATATCCAATTTTTACTTTTGTCTAAATATTTGGATATTTTTACTCTACAAAATCAACGAAAAGTATTTCAACAAAATATTGATCTAGCGAAACAACAATATTCAAATGTAGAAAAACTTTCCAAAGAAGGAATGGTGACGCGTAATGACTTGATTAGAAGTAAATTACATATTACTGACTTGGAACTGCAATTAACTACGGTCCGAAATGATATCTTGATTAATAGTCATGATCTTTCAGTCGTCATAGGTTTGCCAGATAGTTCCATCATAGATGTAGATACAACTTTGTATGACAAGTATTACGAAAATAATGCCTATCAAAATTATGTTGATAGTAGTAATAAAACACCCGAAATACAAGCTGCATTACAAAAAATGAAAATTGCGGAAAAAAATATTGCCATTGCAAATGCAGAAAAAGCACCGAAAGTATCCTTGTATGCAGAAGATATGTTAGCTCGTCCTTATCTGAATACATTAGATCCTATTCCGCAAGATATTTACTGGCATTATTTTACAGGAGGCGTAAAGCTAACTTATAATATTTCCAATCTTTACACAACAAAAAAAGAGGTAAATAAGGCAAAGTCAAATTTGAAACTTGCAGAAACTGAAAAAGATTTATTAGCTCAAAAAACAGAGATGCAGATTCATAAGAGCTATGTAAAATTATTTGAGGCAAAAGATAAATTTCACACGTTGCAAGAAAGTTATTTATTAGCTCAAGATAACTATAGAATTGTTACTCAAAAATATATGAATCAATTGGCCATCATGACAGATGTGATGGATGCGAGTACCGCTTTACTTTCCTCTCAACTAAATATGACAAATGCTAGAATTAATATCATTTACGAATGGTATCAATTAATGAAGGTTTCTGGTAATTGGGAATTTTAA
- a CDS encoding Gfo/Idh/MocA family oxidoreductase, which produces MNDKIRTVILGYGFSGSTFFAPFLDLHPGYELVGALERNTKKIQKDYPYTKSYDTLEVVLSDDNVDLVVVNTPIGTHYELAKKALVSGKNTIVEKTFTNTAQQAKELWELAKAKDLHLFVYQNRRFDSDFLTYKKVLESGKLGKVVEASISYDFYVPKVRGDVHTEQADSGGEFNNRGSHVTDQAIYLFGLPDAVFADFAAFRPDSPVEDYFQVTLFYEDKRVKLRATDISVNNEYGYIAHGLNGSFLKNRSDMQEERILAGAKPKATPWCEEPENQEGVLTYLDEGKKIQEIIPTEDGNYYNYFEAVLQTMTNGAPSPVSGEDGYKTMLVMDAARKSVAEKRIISLKKEL; this is translated from the coding sequence ATGAATGATAAAATCAGAACAGTAATATTGGGATATGGATTTTCTGGGTCGACATTTTTCGCTCCATTTTTGGATTTGCATCCAGGATATGAATTGGTGGGCGCATTAGAACGCAATACTAAAAAGATTCAAAAAGATTACCCTTATACAAAAAGTTACGATACATTAGAAGTTGTTTTATCAGATGATAATGTGGATTTGGTTGTAGTGAATACACCGATTGGAACGCATTATGAATTGGCTAAAAAAGCATTAGTGTCTGGCAAAAATACTATAGTCGAAAAAACATTTACCAATACCGCTCAACAAGCTAAGGAACTATGGGAATTAGCTAAGGCAAAAGATTTGCATTTATTTGTTTATCAAAATCGTCGATTTGATAGTGACTTTTTAACCTATAAAAAAGTATTAGAAAGCGGTAAATTGGGTAAGGTTGTAGAAGCTAGTATTTCCTACGATTTTTATGTGCCCAAAGTGCGCGGAGATGTACACACTGAGCAAGCGGATAGTGGTGGCGAGTTCAATAATCGAGGTTCGCATGTTACGGATCAAGCGATTTATTTATTCGGTTTGCCAGATGCTGTTTTTGCTGATTTTGCAGCCTTTCGTCCCGATTCTCCGGTGGAAGATTATTTTCAAGTAACGCTTTTTTACGAAGATAAACGTGTGAAATTAAGAGCGACAGATATTTCGGTAAATAATGAATATGGTTATATCGCTCATGGACTGAACGGAAGTTTTTTGAAAAATCGTTCGGATATGCAAGAGGAAAGAATTCTTGCAGGCGCAAAACCTAAAGCGACGCCTTGGTGTGAAGAACCAGAAAATCAAGAAGGTGTTTTGACTTATTTGGATGAGGGTAAAAAGATACAAGAAATTATCCCAACAGAGGATGGAAATTACTATAATTATTTTGAAGCCGTTTTGCAAACTATGACTAATGGGGCGCCTTCTCCCGTATCTGGAGAGGATGGATATAAAACCATGTTAGTTATGGATGCGGCACGTAAAAGTGTAGCGGAAAAAAGAATTATTTCATTAAAAAAAGAATTATAG
- a CDS encoding MFS transporter yields MNNRIFFDWVSPKLDVPLLVILSLCLGVSSGVSIAVSSYMVSGLSTSNADAAMCTYAYFAGMAVGFTLINAMNTYFKSKILLVAICVLLIFFNFILTKTDEAPLIILVTFFIGVVRMMGAIIMLTSFMPLLMPKGERYKLYCVYFPLTLLVSPVSGFAMAWLSDRFNWHFSFHFCNLLLLLALLIVVVCVHDHRKKHSIPLWKFDWFSHILISAWTLSFIYFLAYGRYKDWFDSKEIRWSLYIAVICLVWLMIRNTTARKPLMEFKILRERNIRVGLVLTFVCGAFFTMTNSLNMWMTVAFKKNYVENAYVNLAPCVGYFIGTAICYFYFKNYRNFKFMLILTVAFYTMSFVLMYPLVDANVSQAQLFLPLMCRGIGIVLSYITLGLYITAEVPQEYLQSIPPILIFVRTFFGPAVWGNLYSIWLYGTQIKLLNRLASWTNSDAVGALVNAQYHTKGITNSSAAAYQAYMQQAVLGSIKELFGWVILMGCGLMVFLFFFPIYKKVDRKIFNWTKSKNTADIAATVAA; encoded by the coding sequence ATGAATAATAGAATTTTCTTTGATTGGGTATCTCCTAAATTGGATGTCCCGTTATTAGTTATATTAAGTTTATGTTTAGGCGTTAGTTCTGGTGTTTCTATTGCGGTCAGTTCATATATGGTATCAGGACTATCTACGAGTAATGCGGATGCGGCGATGTGTACTTATGCCTATTTCGCAGGTATGGCAGTAGGGTTTACACTCATTAATGCAATGAATACGTATTTTAAATCCAAAATACTATTAGTCGCTATTTGTGTATTATTGATATTTTTTAATTTCATTCTTACTAAGACTGATGAAGCGCCTTTGATTATTTTAGTTACATTCTTTATTGGTGTAGTACGTATGATGGGTGCAATCATTATGCTTACGAGCTTCATGCCTTTATTGATGCCCAAAGGAGAGCGATATAAGTTGTATTGCGTCTATTTCCCATTGACTTTATTGGTAAGCCCTGTATCTGGTTTCGCAATGGCCTGGCTATCAGACCGCTTTAATTGGCATTTTTCATTTCACTTTTGTAATCTTTTATTGCTATTGGCTTTATTGATTGTAGTAGTCTGTGTACATGATCATAGAAAAAAACATAGTATTCCTCTTTGGAAATTTGACTGGTTTAGCCATATTCTTATTAGTGCATGGACTTTGTCTTTTATTTATTTTTTGGCCTATGGCAGGTATAAAGATTGGTTTGACTCCAAAGAGATTCGTTGGTCACTTTATATCGCAGTTATTTGTTTAGTCTGGTTGATGATCAGAAATACAACTGCAAGAAAACCATTAATGGAGTTTAAAATATTGAGAGAGAGAAATATTCGTGTGGGATTGGTATTAACATTTGTATGCGGCGCATTTTTTACCATGACCAATTCCTTAAATATGTGGATGACTGTGGCTTTTAAGAAAAATTATGTAGAAAATGCTTACGTCAATTTAGCTCCTTGTGTAGGTTATTTTATAGGGACTGCGATCTGCTATTTCTATTTTAAGAATTATCGTAATTTTAAATTTATGCTTATCCTGACGGTAGCATTTTATACGATGTCATTTGTCTTGATGTATCCCTTGGTCGATGCCAATGTTTCACAGGCCCAACTATTTCTTCCTCTTATGTGTAGAGGCATTGGTATTGTATTATCTTATATAACTTTAGGGTTATATATTACCGCAGAAGTGCCACAGGAATATTTGCAAAGTATTCCTCCAATTTTAATATTTGTGCGTACTTTTTTTGGCCCAGCAGTTTGGGGTAATTTGTATTCTATTTGGCTCTATGGTACGCAAATTAAATTATTGAACAGGTTAGCTTCTTGGACAAATAGTGATGCTGTCGGTGCACTAGTCAATGCACAATATCATACGAAAGGTATAACAAATAGCTCTGCGGCAGCTTATCAAGCTTATATGCAACAAGCAGTCTTAGGCTCTATCAAAGAATTATTTGGTTGGGTAATTTTGATGGGATGCGGTTTGATGGTTTTTTTATTCTTTTTTCCTATTTATAAAAAAGTGGATCGCAAAATATTTAATTGGACAAAGTCCAAAAATACAGCAGATATAGCAGCGACTGTAGCCGCATAA
- a CDS encoding HlyD family secretion protein, with protein MSNKENQPVPTERAKWVRIFFNLLSILVLIAIIAYGIIVYFHLNRNVYTDDAQVEQYINPINVRIQGYIKSIRFEENQAVKQGDTLVIIDDREYKIQVEQALANLEDVKAGKNVVQSDVNVAANSTNISDANIAEMKARLDNQATNLKRYANLLKSDVVSQYQYDEVKTEYDAMKAKYESLSSQKYATQLTTKSVSNKIAVSNAAIMHAQAAVDLAKLNLSYCYIIAPYDGVMGRRKIDVGQLMTPGQPLATIVQSGDIWVIANYTENQIARIKVGDLLKLKIDAIPNTYFEGKVQSLSGATGSSYSAVPVDNSTGNFVKVQQRIPVKIIFTDKNKPADMKNVRSGMNVEIVDK; from the coding sequence ATGTCTAATAAGGAAAATCAGCCCGTACCAACCGAAAGAGCGAAATGGGTTAGAATATTTTTTAACCTACTATCTATTTTGGTTCTTATTGCCATTATCGCTTATGGAATTATCGTTTACTTCCATTTGAATAGAAATGTATATACCGATGATGCGCAAGTGGAACAATACATAAATCCTATAAACGTACGTATTCAAGGTTATATTAAAAGCATTCGTTTTGAAGAAAATCAAGCGGTAAAACAAGGTGATACCTTAGTTATAATTGATGATAGAGAATATAAAATCCAAGTAGAGCAAGCTTTGGCTAATTTGGAAGATGTAAAAGCAGGCAAAAATGTAGTTCAATCTGATGTAAATGTTGCAGCGAATAGTACGAATATTTCTGATGCAAATATTGCCGAAATGAAAGCTCGTTTAGATAATCAAGCAACAAACTTGAAACGTTATGCTAATTTGTTAAAATCAGATGTCGTTTCTCAATATCAATATGATGAAGTAAAGACAGAATATGATGCCATGAAAGCAAAATATGAATCCTTATCTAGTCAAAAATATGCAACACAATTAACGACTAAATCTGTTTCTAATAAAATTGCAGTCTCTAATGCGGCTATTATGCATGCACAAGCGGCAGTCGATTTAGCGAAATTAAACCTTTCCTATTGTTATATTATCGCTCCTTACGATGGTGTGATGGGACGTAGAAAGATTGATGTTGGACAATTGATGACTCCTGGACAGCCACTAGCAACGATTGTACAATCTGGAGATATCTGGGTGATTGCTAATTATACAGAAAATCAAATAGCAAGAATTAAAGTGGGTGATTTATTGAAATTAAAAATAGATGCAATCCCTAATACCTATTTTGAAGGTAAAGTGCAATCTCTTTCTGGAGCTACAGGTAGTAGTTATTCTGCGGTACCAGTAGATAACTCAACAGGAAATTTTGTAAAAGTTCAACAACGTATTCCCGTAAAAATCATTTTTACTGACAAAAATAAACCTGCAGATATGAAAAATGTGAGGTCTGGTATGAACGTAGAAATAGTTGATAAATAG
- a CDS encoding MarR family winged helix-turn-helix transcriptional regulator, translated as MHNYFGVILRTRQDLRNRVQKMLENNGYFDITLEMSQLLYCLRSLGGTANQQELADKIGKNKSSITSLIENLHKREMIVRKTDPTDRRHNLISFTEKGDSFINDFYPEVYRTYNIDKMNISLAEIVKITDILEKLIIS; from the coding sequence ATGCACAATTATTTCGGTGTTATTCTTCGTACACGTCAAGACTTGAGAAATCGTGTACAGAAGATGCTAGAAAATAATGGTTATTTTGATATCACTCTTGAGATGTCCCAGTTATTATATTGCCTTAGATCTCTAGGTGGCACAGCCAATCAGCAAGAACTGGCAGACAAAATAGGAAAAAATAAATCAAGTATTACTTCATTAATCGAAAATCTGCACAAGAGAGAAATGATTGTGAGAAAAACCGATCCAACTGACCGAAGACATAATCTAATCTCATTTACAGAAAAAGGCGACTCATTTATCAATGATTTTTATCCAGAAGTTTACCGAACCTATAATATTGATAAAATGAATATCTCCTTAGCTGAAATTGTTAAAATAACAGATATATTAGAAAAACTAATCATTTCGTAA